A genome region from Streptomyces sp. NBC_01296 includes the following:
- a CDS encoding DMT family transporter: protein MGVVLPVLFALFAALSNALATVLQRRAALTVPQSKGFRFGLVLDLLKRPVWIAGILAVIAAGVGQAAALATGALVLVQPLFVLELPLALLIASLVTRRRLPGALWLAVAGVVAGLGVALAAASPAGNRTHVPIDRWIPALAACAAVVAALTVAGLRRPPGRARAGCLGAATAVCYALTAALMKHSVYVLTEGGIEAFLTTWQTYAFGATGICALLLLEHAMQGGPLVASQPALTLGDAGISVALGVVLYEEHLRAGWWVLPQLLGVALICAGVVALARAGTGAP, encoded by the coding sequence ATGGGCGTCGTGCTGCCGGTCCTCTTCGCGCTGTTCGCGGCGCTCAGCAATGCGCTGGCCACCGTGCTCCAGCGGCGGGCCGCGCTGACCGTGCCGCAGAGCAAGGGCTTCCGGTTCGGTCTGGTCCTCGACCTGCTGAAGCGGCCCGTGTGGATCGCCGGGATCCTGGCCGTGATCGCGGCCGGGGTCGGGCAGGCCGCGGCGCTGGCCACCGGTGCGCTCGTCCTCGTACAGCCGCTGTTCGTACTGGAGCTGCCGCTCGCGCTGCTCATCGCCTCGCTGGTGACCCGGCGGCGGCTGCCCGGGGCCCTGTGGCTGGCCGTGGCGGGGGTGGTCGCCGGGCTCGGGGTGGCGCTGGCCGCGGCCTCCCCCGCCGGGAACCGGACGCACGTGCCGATCGACCGGTGGATCCCGGCGCTCGCCGCGTGCGCGGCGGTCGTCGCGGCCCTGACGGTGGCCGGGTTGCGCAGGCCGCCGGGGCGCGCCCGGGCCGGCTGCCTCGGTGCGGCCACCGCCGTCTGCTACGCGCTGACGGCCGCCCTGATGAAGCACTCCGTGTACGTCCTGACCGAGGGCGGCATCGAGGCGTTCCTGACCACGTGGCAGACCTACGCCTTCGGCGCGACCGGCATCTGCGCCCTGCTGCTGCTCGAACACGCCATGCAGGGCGGGCCGCTGGTCGCCTCGCAGCCCGCGCTGACTCTGGGCGATGCGGGCATCAGCGTCGCGCTGGGCGTGGTCCTGTACGAGGAGCACCTGCGGGCGGGGTGGTGGGTGCTCCCCCAGCTGCTGGGCGTGGCGCTGATCTGTGCGGGCGTCGTCGCCCTCGCGCGGGCCGGTACGGGTGCTCCCTGA
- a CDS encoding ATP-grasp domain-containing protein: MRVCLVTPEPGHPLLAAATALLEAAGHRVESLDPGAVGEAPDDLADVYLLKSRTPRALDLARELERRGAPVLNSAAATTLCQDRTEMAELALRGGLPFAGTRTYGSLAAWAAGEPLGASPLVVKSRHSRRHDLVARVDDSARLRELADAWPQEPVVVQEFAPNSGWDHKLWAIGDRVFAALRRSELAPQGRGPTRPLALAELPPGWADLVRRTGEVFALDVYGVDLIDTGDGTPLIVDVNAFPGIRGQAGAPQALAALALARAARG, translated from the coding sequence GTGAGGGTCTGCCTGGTCACGCCGGAGCCCGGCCATCCGCTGCTGGCCGCCGCGACGGCGCTGCTCGAAGCCGCCGGGCACCGGGTGGAGTCGCTGGATCCGGGTGCGGTGGGCGAGGCCCCCGACGACCTGGCCGATGTCTACCTGCTGAAGTCGCGCACGCCGCGGGCGCTGGACCTCGCGCGGGAGCTGGAGCGTCGCGGGGCCCCGGTGCTGAACTCGGCGGCGGCGACCACGCTCTGCCAGGACCGCACGGAAATGGCGGAGCTGGCCCTGCGGGGCGGTCTGCCGTTCGCGGGGACCCGTACGTACGGCTCCCTCGCGGCCTGGGCGGCGGGCGAGCCGCTCGGCGCCTCGCCGCTGGTGGTCAAGAGCCGGCACAGCCGCAGGCACGACCTGGTCGCCCGGGTCGACGACAGCGCCCGGCTGCGCGAGCTGGCGGACGCCTGGCCGCAGGAGCCGGTCGTGGTCCAGGAGTTCGCGCCCAACAGCGGCTGGGACCACAAGCTGTGGGCGATCGGGGACCGGGTCTTCGCCGCCCTGCGGCGCTCCGAGCTCGCACCGCAGGGCCGGGGTCCGACCAGGCCGCTGGCCCTGGCCGAACTCCCGCCCGGCTGGGCGGACCTGGTCCGCCGGACCGGCGAGGTCTTCGCGCTCGACGTCTACGGGGTCGACCTCATCGACACCGGCGACGGCACCCCGCTGATCGTGGACGTCAACGCCTTCCCCGGCATCCGGGGCCAGGCCGGCGCCCCGCAGGCCCTGGCGGCGCTCGCCCTGGCCCGGGCCGCCCGCGGCTGA
- a CDS encoding ATP-grasp domain-containing protein — MRLCFLVEEHYRHDGMPNEVIRQLTAWGHQVDVVRPGGSLLRMTEVVASGTHDAWVLKTVSGGPGLTLLEAAAAAGMTTVNDARSIRGVRDKALAAAIGRTRGLPMPPTYAVAQPELLREIPAAEYPLVVKPADGSSGRAVHLVSSPAELEAVLPGLAGEHMLIAQPYVPNSGTDIKVYAVGGELFATERCSPLHPDPAVRERRVPLSAEVAAIAAQVGAVYGLDLYGVDVLLGPDGPVVVDVNDFPSFRQVPDAAARVARAVLGLARTGSPAAAAATVGPPRAPHGLPVSIPVQGSPVQASAVPASPVQAPPLQASARAGEAAL, encoded by the coding sequence ATGAGGCTCTGCTTCCTGGTGGAGGAGCACTACCGCCACGACGGCATGCCGAACGAGGTGATCCGGCAGCTCACCGCATGGGGACACCAGGTGGACGTGGTGCGGCCGGGCGGCTCGTTGCTGCGGATGACCGAGGTCGTGGCCTCGGGCACACACGACGCCTGGGTGCTCAAGACGGTGTCGGGCGGGCCCGGGCTCACCCTGCTCGAGGCCGCGGCCGCGGCCGGGATGACCACGGTCAACGACGCCCGCTCGATCCGGGGCGTGCGGGACAAGGCGCTGGCCGCCGCCATCGGCAGGACCCGGGGGCTTCCGATGCCCCCGACGTACGCCGTGGCGCAGCCCGAGCTGCTGCGGGAGATACCGGCGGCGGAGTACCCGCTCGTCGTCAAGCCCGCGGACGGCAGCTCCGGGCGGGCCGTGCACCTGGTGTCCTCGCCCGCGGAGCTCGAGGCGGTCCTGCCCGGGCTGGCGGGCGAGCACATGCTCATCGCCCAGCCGTACGTGCCCAACTCGGGCACCGACATCAAGGTGTACGCGGTCGGCGGGGAGCTGTTCGCCACCGAGCGCTGCTCGCCCCTGCACCCGGATCCGGCGGTGCGGGAGCGGCGCGTACCGCTGTCGGCCGAGGTCGCGGCGATCGCCGCGCAGGTGGGGGCGGTCTACGGGCTCGACCTGTACGGGGTCGACGTGCTGCTCGGTCCGGACGGGCCCGTGGTGGTGGACGTGAACGACTTCCCGAGCTTCCGTCAGGTCCCGGACGCGGCGGCCCGGGTGGCCCGGGCCGTGCTGGGGCTGGCGCGGACGGGCAGCCCGGCGGCCGCGGCGGCAACCGTGGGCCCGCCGCGCGCGCCGCACGGACTGCCCGTCTCGATCCCGGTGCAGGGGTCGCCGGTGCAGGCGTCCGCAGTGCCGGCGTCCCCGGTACAGGCGCCTCCCCTGCAGGCGTCCGCGCGGGCCGGCGAGGCCGCCCTGTGA